One Patescibacteria group bacterium DNA segment encodes these proteins:
- a CDS encoding YraN family protein, giving the protein MSLGKAGETVAEKFLLASNFQILAKNYKCYLGEIDLIATHRGVLYFIEVKTRTSIKRGWPAESVTLRKQNKLRRLALYYLSAGHYRGPVAFGVVEVLYQTWRRRYQVNFIPNAF; this is encoded by the coding sequence TTGAGTTTAGGTAAGGCTGGAGAAACGGTTGCCGAAAAGTTTTTGCTGGCTAGTAATTTCCAGATTTTAGCTAAAAATTACAAATGTTACTTAGGTGAAATTGATCTTATTGCTACTCATCGCGGAGTTTTGTATTTTATCGAAGTGAAAACCCGTACCAGTATTAAGAGGGGTTGGCCGGCTGAGTCAGTGACACTACGCAAGCAAAACAAATTACGGCGACTGGCCTTATACTATCTATCTGCCGGGCATTACCGGGGGCCGGTCGCTTTTGGGGTAGTTGAGGTTCTCTACCAGACTTGGCGCCGACGCTATCAGGTTAATTTTATCCCTAATGCCTTCTAG
- the nusA gene encoding transcription termination factor NusA, which produces MDSQFLSAINQIAEEKGISKEVILDTVAAAIAAAYRKDFGQKEQMIAATIDPTSEKVRLFIVHKIVETVEEPMREISLEDAQKVNPDAQIDGEIREEVFPPAEYGRVAAQTAKQVILQRLREAERDVIFQEYKSKEGQLITGTVQRIEGDVVMIDIGKASGILFPSEQSRSDRYYVGQRLKVYVVEAQTGGKDPQVVLSRAHPDMIKKLFEMEVPEITAGTVELKAIAREAGVRSKVAVISHQESIDPVGSLVGRRGVRVQAVMAEIGDEKIDIVLWDADPKAFIVNSLAPAKVREVEINESLKAAKIKVDSDQLSLAIGKAGQNVRLASRLTGYQIEVDKEGMPPIGGTETPPAGDEAVTEPENIAIPESVPEVSEESAPTEENKSESGEAAA; this is translated from the coding sequence ATGGATTCACAATTTTTGTCAGCGATCAATCAAATCGCCGAAGAAAAAGGCATCAGTAAGGAAGTAATTTTAGATACCGTCGCCGCCGCAATCGCCGCCGCCTACCGGAAAGATTTTGGGCAAAAGGAGCAAATGATTGCGGCTACCATCGACCCCACTTCGGAAAAAGTGCGGCTATTTATTGTGCATAAAATTGTCGAAACAGTTGAAGAACCGATGCGGGAAATTTCTTTAGAAGACGCCCAGAAGGTTAATCCCGATGCGCAAATTGATGGCGAAATTCGGGAAGAAGTTTTTCCACCGGCCGAGTATGGTCGCGTTGCTGCCCAAACCGCTAAACAAGTTATTTTGCAACGTCTCCGGGAAGCTGAGCGTGATGTGATCTTCCAAGAATATAAATCCAAAGAAGGCCAGTTGATTACTGGCACAGTGCAGCGGATTGAAGGCGACGTGGTGATGATCGATATCGGCAAAGCCTCCGGCATTTTATTTCCTTCCGAGCAATCGCGCTCCGATCGGTATTATGTGGGTCAGCGTTTAAAGGTTTATGTGGTAGAAGCTCAGACGGGAGGAAAGGATCCCCAAGTCGTGCTCTCGCGAGCCCATCCTGATATGATTAAAAAATTGTTTGAAATGGAAGTGCCCGAAATTACCGCTGGCACCGTGGAGTTGAAAGCTATCGCCCGGGAAGCGGGAGTCAGGTCTAAAGTAGCGGTGATTTCTCACCAGGAATCTATCGATCCCGTAGGTTCGTTAGTCGGTCGGCGGGGAGTGCGGGTACAAGCGGTGATGGCAGAAATCGGCGATGAAAAAATTGATATTGTCTTATGGGATGCTGATCCTAAAGCCTTTATTGTCAATTCGCTGGCCCCGGCTAAAGTGCGGGAAGTAGAAATTAACGAATCACTCAAAGCGGCCAAGATCAAAGTAGATAGTGACCAGTTATCTTTAGCTATCGGCAAGGCTGGTCAGAATGTCAGGTTAGCTAGCCGCTTGACTGGTTATCAGATCGAAGTGGATAAAGAAGGGATGCCGCCGATTGGAGGTACCGAAACACCTCCGGCTGGCGATGAAGCGGTAACTGAGCCGGAAAATATCGCTATTCCTGAATCTGTACCCGAAGTTTCCGAAGAATCCGCTCCCACTGAGGAAAATAAATCAGAGTCCGGGGAAGCTGCCGCGTAG